The genomic window AAGACACGGTGCCATCACAGAATCAGTTAGATATCTACTTGCATTGGTACCGACGTACATATGGTGACCACTTGCATCTGTCACAGCTCGGACCGGAAGAGAATCAGCACGGTGATCCTATGATTAACCAGGAGAATCAACAAGAACAACCACCGCCACCACCACCGCCTCCCTCACAGACACATGCACAACAAGAGCCTGATCAGTTCACTCCATACATCCCTGATACGCATTCTGCGGATTACTCGAGTATTCCAGTTCATCAGCAGTACTGGAATGTCCCGCACCAAGAATCAGGTGAACATGGTTCATTTAGCCAGTTGCTTGGATTCATGGCTCCTGTGTCAGGTTACTCATACCCAGCATACGGAAACATTCCCACCGACCAGATGGCCCAACCGAGTGGGATTGCTCCAGGTAGATTTTCATTGGATGCGAGACCTCGACAGATCACTTCGTCTGGTACTTCCGGAGGTAGGATTTCTGTTGACTCGAGTATGAGTGATGATGCCACGAGGGGGATCATACATAGTGGAAATTCACGCCGTGTTCCGATGAATCTCATTCTAGAGAGCTACCAGCCAGTTGATGAGGACAATGATGACTATCTGGTTGACCATCCAGATggggatgaggatgaggatgaggatgaggatgatgatgaggacAATGATGAAGATGAGGAGGATGGTGAGGATGAAGATGATGGGGGTGATGGTTCAACGCCTACTGCAGGTAAAAGAATTTGTTACCTGATTGGATTTGGTTATTGATTATATGAGTTGATTAGTTTACTTGATTAGTTGGTGGTCGAATTTATTGATTTGATTAGTTGTTAATCGGATTAGTTGTATATTGATTATTTGATTAGTTAGTTGGTTATTGATTTATTGACGTGGTTAGGTACACCCACTGGTGAAAAAGGAAAAGGATACAACCTTAGAGCTGACCCCCCTCGTCGGAGCGCCAATCGGTATACCCCATCCGCTTTTAAAAAGGTTGCAAAGAAATGCAAGAAATTAGTCAAAGAAGTAAAATGGGCAATGAGAAAATGATGTTGGAGTTATTATGTATCTATCAGGTGTTGGACTAGTGCATTCAGTGGACTTGCTTAAGTACAATGTGTTGGACTCATTTATGGTTTATGTCTTGGATTTAGTTATTTGTATCGTATTTATTATGTATCAGGTGTTGGACTAGTGCATTCAGTGGACTTGCTTAAGTACAATGTGTTGGACTCATTTATGGTTTATGTCTTGGATTTAGTTATTTGTATCGTATTTATTATGTATCAGGTGTTGGACTAGTGCATTCAGTGGACTTGCTTAAGTACAATGTGTTGGACTCATTTATGGTTTATGTCTTGGATTTAGTTATTTGTATCGTATTTATTATGTATCTATCAGGTGTTGGACTTGTGCATTCAGTGGACTTGCTTAAGTACAATGTGTTGGACTCATTTATGGTTTATGTCTTGGATTTAGTTATTTGTATCGTATTTATTATGTATCTATCAGGTGTTGGACTTGTGCATTCAGTGGACTTTTTTATTATGTCTTGGATGACTTATTTATGCTTTAGGTGTTGGACTCACAGTAAGTTCACATATGAAAGTCATACAATAAGGTCACATATGAAAGTCATACCATAAGGTCACATATCAAAGTCATACCATACATAAAATATTGAAAGTCACACTAAAACTGGAGCCCTATTGGGTTGTCGCACCCGGATTACCTGCACCACCACATTGACGACATCTACTACGACTGTGGCCCTCGGCCCCGCACTGCTTACATCGCCTAGGAGCACGCAACATCCGagtgtccatctcattcaagaaacGAGTCATCCTTGGCCGACCTTTAGACACCCGTCGAAGGAATGGATTACCTACGAATCGAGGTCCATGATAAACAGGCCATGTTGTGGGATTCTCGAGGGGCCTAAACCTAGCCCTATACACTCGTCGAACCTGGTCCATCTTGTAGACATCATGTACATACAGTTGCCAATCCAGTCGTTGGTTTGCACAACAAGCAAACACATGTCGACACGGAACCGGTCCACTTGAAATTCACCACAGTCACACCGTTGACGACGGAGATCCACGGCATACTCCACACCACTGGGACACTCACGCACCTCGAATACCTCGTTCTGTCGGTCAAAGCAACTAACTTGGATGTTACCTGCTGCCCGCTGATTCGCATGCAGTTTGGAGGTTACAAGCTCAGAGAACACATGACCTGCGTTAATCCGAGCCTCGGCCTCGGCTCTTTTCCGGGTGAACAACTCATTAAGCCTGTAAAACATTGCCTTAACAAGTGCCGTGACTGGAAGATTGCGAGCCCCTTTCAGAACCGAGTTGATGCATTCCACTAGATTCGTTGTCATGTGACCCCATCGATATCCCCCATCAAACGCTAACGCATACTGCTCACGCGGAATCCGATCCAACCAGTCGGTATAAGCCTCACCCCGCTCGCGTAAACGCTGATAACGTGTCTCGTACTCGCGAACTGTTCACGAGTATCCTGTCAAATCAAAAAAGCCCCACGTTTAAAAAAAGCTCATCATAATAACTGAGTTCAGGAGTAAATGTAATCATAACTACCATACCGATGTTGACGATTAGTTTCTGCAGATACGGAGCCTTGAATTTCCTAAGAAAGTTGGACTCTATGTGTCTGATACAGAACATGTGGAATGCTCTTGGAGGAGACCAAGCTCCATTACTACGAGCAATAGCAGCTCTAATAGAATCGTGCCGATCGGAGATAAGGCCGACACCATCACGTGTCACAACATGCTGTCTGAGGTTACTCAGAAAAAAGTGCCAAGCCTCAGATGTCTCTCCCTCAACTATCGCAAATGCAATCGGCACTATGTTGTTGTTGCCATCCTGTGAGACTGCAACCAACAAACAACCCTTGTACTTTCCATACAGATGAGTTCCGTCTACCTGCACTATTGGCTTGCAATGTCTGAATGCTCTAATACaagggtaataactccagaagactcGGTGTAGTACACGAATATTAGGAACCAAGTCATCTCCCTGATACGCAGGCATCGTTTCAAAATGAACGACTGCGGATGGCTCCTTGTGACACATAGCCTCAAACCATATCGGCAAGGCTTCGTAAGAAGCTTTCCACCCACCGAAAATTGACTCCACTGCCTTCTGTTTTGTCAACCATGCTTTGCGATAACTTATGGTGTAGTTAAACTTTGCCTGTACTTCCGCAATCACTGACTTCACCCTTATAGACGGGTCAACTTCTACCaatggctttattgcttctgcaacTGTGTTGGAATCCAGCTTCGCATGATCTTGAGAAATGGTGGCCCTAGTACAGGTGTGACTTCCATTGTACCTCCTTATCTCCCAGCAGAACTTTCTGGACATTTTGGTCACCCTGATCAGCCAATCACATCCTGCACCATACTGGGTGCATTTAGCATAGAATGTCGTCGGTTCTGACTCATACACCCGATAATCTACACCTCTGCGGATTGTATAATCTTTCATCGCCTTAATTACTGCCTCCCTAGAACTGAACTCCATTCCCACAGTAAACTCGCCATCTGGCATAAGCGGAAGCTCTGCTGCAATCACATCACAAATTTTAGAGTTGTCAGAAGTGATAATCTAATAAACTAATAATCACAGAACGATGTCGTTCGTCCGGCTGAACCGGTCGGCCCGGCTGAACCGGTAGGTCCGGTTGAACTGAGCTGCCCGGCTGAACCGGTCAATCCGTCTGGACCGGTCGGTCCGGCTGATCCGGTCGGTCCAGCTGAACCGGTCAATCCGTCTGGACCGGTCGGCCCGTCTGGACCGGTCGGTCCGTCTGGACCGGTCGGTCCGTCTGGACTGGTCAGTCCGGCTAAACCGCCAGGTCCAGCTGACTTACTAAACAGAAGACTAACTTATTACATGCTATATTTGGCCTATTTACCGTTGTCTCTACTATTTCTCATAAACTCAAACCTCATGCTCAAATCATACTATAACAAATCTTAATTTAAATTGATGGCTCACCTGCATTTACATATTGAGGAAACTCCGGCTCATGCATAGCCTCCAAATCCAACAATCGCATGAAACTTGGCTTCACAAAAGGCTGCTGGTTTGCTAGTGCATTTGCCACATCTGCCACATCTGCCACCATAGCCTCGTCAGCTTGATCTTCGTCTGCACCCGGATCAACAACCTCGTAATTActttcgaactcttcttcactatcactgttgtaatcttccaattcaatGTCTCGGTCCACTGCAGATTGCTCGAACTCGACATACAGTTCGATGAATGATATTCGCGACCGACTTTCAAGATACACTGAAAACAtttcttgcatgctcgcttcgtcGGTCACGTATTTCGTTTGAAATTGCACGAACCCACCAAAGACAGGTACAGGATATCTGTACAGAACACACGACACTCTACTAGATATTTGAGAATCTATCTTCTCAGAAATGACACCTTTTAATTCTTCAAATGAAAGTGTGAACGGAATAATAATATCCAACGGATTTTCACACACAAACTTAACTCCT from Arachis ipaensis cultivar K30076 chromosome B09, Araip1.1, whole genome shotgun sequence includes these protein-coding regions:
- the LOC107616250 gene encoding uncharacterized protein LOC107616250, which encodes MDDRVRLKVYYHGQILLQTSEGVKFVCENPLDIIIPFTLSFEELKGVISEKIDSQISSRVSCVLYRYPVPVFGGFVQFQTKYVTDEASMQEMFSVYLESRSRISFIELYVEFEQSAVDRDIELEDYNSDSEEEFESNYEVVDPGADEDQADEAMVADVADVANALANQQPFVKPSFMRLLDLEAMHEPEFPQYVNAAELPLMPDGEFTVGMEFSSREAVIKAMKDYTIRRGVDYRVYESEPTTFYAKCTQYGAGCDWLIRVTKMSRKFCWEIRRYNGSHTCTRATISQDHAKLDSNTVAEAIKPLVEVDPSIRVKSVIAEVQAKFNYTISYRKAWLTKQKAVESIFGGWKASYEALPIWFEAMCHKEPSAVVHFETMPAYQGDDLVPNIRVLHRVFWSYYPCIRAFRHCKPIVQVDGTHLYGKYKGCLLVAVSQDGNNNIVPIAFAIVEGETSEAWHFFLSNLRQHVVTRDGVGLISDRHDSIRAAIARSNGAWSPPRAFHMFCIRHIESNFLRKFKAPYLQKLIVNIVREYETRYQRLRERGEAYTDWLDRIPREQYALAFDGGYRWGHMTTNLVECINSVLKGARNLPVTALVKAMFYRLNELFTRKRAEAEARINAGHVFSELVTSKLHANQRAAGNIQVSCFDRQNEVFEVRECPSGVEYAVDLRRQRCDCGEFQVDRFRVDMCLLVVQTNDWIGNCMYMMSTRWTRFDECIGLGLGPSRIPQHGLFIMDLDS